From Pleurocapsa sp. PCC 7319:
TAACCCTGCTGGGTATGGGAGGAATAGGTAAAACCACTCTGGGGATAAAGTTTGCGCAACAAAATCTGTACGAATTTAAGTATATTATCTGGCGCAACTTAGCTCATGCTCCAATGCTTGAGGATCTATTGCCAGGTATACTGGGATTTTTAAACTGCAACAATTTACCCACGGACATTAATGAGCAAATTTCTCTGCTGATAGAATACTTGCGCTCATCAAGATGTCTACTAATTTTTGATGGTTTAGAAGCACTCTTAGGTGTTAATCATCTGGCTGGCTTTTATCAAGAGAAATATAGTAACTATAGTCATTTTATTAAACGGATATCAGAAGAATCTCATCAAAGCTGTTTGTTGCTGACTAGTCAGGATGAACCGATGAATATGTATTTTGTTCGAGGAAATAAAGCTGACTCAATACAACTAGGCAGCTTAGGGGATGCAGCCAAGGAAATATTCAGAGAAAAAGGGTTATCAGACTCCAACTGTTGGCAAAAAATGATCGAGCGTTATGGTGGCAATCCTCTAGCCTTAAATCTAGTTTCAACAACCATAAAAGATCTATTTGACGGGAGTGTAGCTCTGTTTTTAGGGGCTAATACAGAATTGGAAGTTATCGTACCAACTCCTTTCCAAAAACTTTTGAAAGAGCAATTTAAGCGTTTATCCGACTTGGAAAAGCAGATTGTGAGTACTTTAGCAACAAATCGTCAACCAATGAATTTAAAACAAATACAAATGCACTTCGAGTCTCAAGTGAGTTTATCAAAATTGCTTCCTACTCTGACCTCTTTAAAAAAGCGATCGCTAATTGTGGTGTTGGCCGCAGAAAATCAAATTAGTTTTACTCTCCAACCAATGATCATGAAATATCTAATATTTACTCACAGAGCAGAAAAGAGCAGGGTAAATATATGATATTAAGACTACTAGTACTCTAACAAGTTTAAATTGAGGGGCAAATTTTCTGACTCTGAACTAATCTATAACCTATAACTCCGAACTTTTTTGGCATCCATCATTTCCAAATTGGCAGACTAGTATAGCAATACGAACTTACATTAGGACACTGATTACTGATTACTGATTACTGATTACTTACGGGTAATCAAATAAACTTGTCTCAATACAACTTTGTATGGCGATAAGTAGCTTCACTTAAAAAAACATCTAATAGAACATTGAAGAAATTAAAGATGATTCTCCCTAATCCCTAACCCCTAATACCTACCCCCGATCTTAACCATTCTATGTTTAATAAAGTGGATTTACTTAGTGCTAGGCATCGGACAAAATAAGCCAAAAATATTCATAAATGTCTTTAACTGTCAAAAATTTCAACTCTCGTATGGAGCAGGTTCAGTCACCATTGATTCCATATATTGGGGAATTAATTCGCCATAATCCAGGGACAATATCTTTAGGACAAGGGGTTGTATCTTATCCACCACCAGAACAGGCGATCGCATCTCTGCAATCATTTCTCGCGCAACCAGACAATCATTTATATAAAGCCGTCACAGGAATTGAACCTTTAGTAGAGGTAATTAAAACTAAGCTAATTACGGACAACCAGATTGAGGTTAATCAGCAAAACTGTATTGTGGTCACTGCTGGGAGCAATATGGGTTTTATGAATGCGATCCTGGCGATTACTCAAGCAGGAGATGAAATTATTCTCAATACTCCTTATTACTTCAATCATGAGATGGCGATTACAATGGCTAATTGCCACCCAGTCTTAGTTCACACCGACAATCAATATCAGTTAGATTTGCAGGCGATCGCTCAAGCAATTACACCCAGAACTAGAGCGATTGTAACTATTTCACCCAATAATCCCACGGGGGCTGTGTATCCTGAGACGAGCTTAAAAGCAGTTAACGATCTCTGTCGCGATCGCGGTATCTATCATATTAGCGACGAAGCCTATGAGTATTTTACCTATGATGGCATCCAGCATACCTCTCCTGGTTCTTTTCCCAAGAGCCAAGCTCATACCATTTCTCTATTTAGCCTCTCTAAAGCCTATGGTTTTGCTAGCTGGCGGATTGGCTATATGGTTATTCCTCAACATCTACTAATGCCGATCAAAAAAATACAAGATACTAATTTAATTTGTCCTCCTGTGATTTGTCAGTATGCTGCGCTGGGTGCATTACAAGTAGGAGCTAGCTATTGTAAAAAATATCTTCAAGAAATTGCCAAAGTACGTGCTTTAGTTTTGGCAAAATTACGATCACTTGCTGAAATCTGTACTATTGTCCCTGGTTCGGGGGCATTTTATTTCTTTTTAAAAGTCCATACTCATCTCAACGATCTAGAATTAGTTACGCAACTAGTGGAAAAGTATCAGGTAGCAGTAATTCCTGGTAGTACTTTTGGTATGGAAAATGACTGTTACCTCCGAGTTGCTTATGGTAGCTTGCAGTTATCTGATGCTGAGATAGGAATGCAAAGACTAATTGACAGTCTGAAAAATATTTGTAAATAACATCTGACTTCCTCGGCAGTTTATGATATAAGTATCAAGTTTAAAGGAAATAGATGACTCAAATTAAGTTAATGCACGCTAAGCTTCATCGCGTAAGAGTTACAGAAGCTAATGTTAATTATGTAGGTAGTATTACTATCGATCAAGACTTAATGGATAAAGTCGGTATTCTTCCTTTAGAAGAGGTGGATGTTATTAACCTCAACAACGGCAAACGTTGGTCTACCTATGCGATCGCCGGAGAAGCAGGAGCTGGAGGAATCTGTCCCAATGGTGGTGCAGCCTTACTATGCCAACCAGGAGATATTTTGATCATTATTGCCTATGAAATTCGCGA
This genomic window contains:
- a CDS encoding NB-ARC domain-containing protein, with product MKFEDQLFQEAGVNWDLEKLYLKLTQAKQLHTFSSAQLTAIEKAILRGLLCNYSPKDIAKHLHWALNSLRVELTRGLYRYVETLTAHDLNAIKSWRNIAQWLEAAGYKILQPRCDWQEAPEISSFYGRETELAQLEKKIIQNKYHVITLLGMGGIGKTTLGIKFAQQNLYEFKYIIWRNLAHAPMLEDLLPGILGFLNCNNLPTDINEQISLLIEYLRSSRCLLIFDGLEALLGVNHLAGFYQEKYSNYSHFIKRISEESHQSCLLLTSQDEPMNMYFVRGNKADSIQLGSLGDAAKEIFREKGLSDSNCWQKMIERYGGNPLALNLVSTTIKDLFDGSVALFLGANTELEVIVPTPFQKLLKEQFKRLSDLEKQIVSTLATNRQPMNLKQIQMHFESQVSLSKLLPTLTSLKKRSLIVVLAAENQISFTLQPMIMKYLIFTHRAEKSRVNI
- a CDS encoding pyridoxal phosphate-dependent aminotransferase is translated as MSLTVKNFNSRMEQVQSPLIPYIGELIRHNPGTISLGQGVVSYPPPEQAIASLQSFLAQPDNHLYKAVTGIEPLVEVIKTKLITDNQIEVNQQNCIVVTAGSNMGFMNAILAITQAGDEIILNTPYYFNHEMAITMANCHPVLVHTDNQYQLDLQAIAQAITPRTRAIVTISPNNPTGAVYPETSLKAVNDLCRDRGIYHISDEAYEYFTYDGIQHTSPGSFPKSQAHTISLFSLSKAYGFASWRIGYMVIPQHLLMPIKKIQDTNLICPPVICQYAALGALQVGASYCKKYLQEIAKVRALVLAKLRSLAEICTIVPGSGAFYFFLKVHTHLNDLELVTQLVEKYQVAVIPGSTFGMENDCYLRVAYGSLQLSDAEIGMQRLIDSLKNICK
- the panD gene encoding aspartate 1-decarboxylase — its product is MTQIKLMHAKLHRVRVTEANVNYVGSITIDQDLMDKVGILPLEEVDVINLNNGKRWSTYAIAGEAGAGGICPNGGAALLCQPGDILIIIAYEIRDRAEVMHQGHQAKVVVADEHNYCIEFIEQKLIPQGDRLGFQTSSY